The DNA region CGGAGGAGGCCGCCGACATCCCGCAGGCGCCCACCTCGCTGCCCGCGGTGATCGACCGCCTCGAGCAGGACCACGAGTACCTCACCGAGGGTGGCGTGTTCACCGAGGACCTCATCGAGAACTGGATCTCGTACAAGCGCGAGAAGGAGATCGCCCCGGTGAACCTCCGCCCGCACCCGCACGAGTTCGAGCTCTACTACGACTGCTGACAGATGTCGCAGCCCTGAAAGGGCCTCTGAACTGCAGACTTGCAGGCTCAGGGGCCTTTTCCGTTGCCGTGAGATCGGCCGGATCCCGCAGGACTCACTGGGCCGTGGTCATCGAGGCCACGCTCCACGCACCGATCGCCACGGACTTCGAGCAGTACCGTCGCGTCGACGACGCCCGGTGTACACCGCTGTGCGTCGTGAGGCATAGCGACTCTTGAACATGCCGCGGTGGGAGGCGGCAATACGTTTGTCCTGCACCGTGTCGGCGCACTCGCTAACGTTTGCTGCAACGACGAGGAGATCACGTATGGCGAAGTACTCCGTGACGCAGTCCGCGGTCACGCAATTGCTGGCTGACGTCAGGAGCGATCGCATCGCAATACCCGAACTCCAGCGACCATTCGTCTGGGACAGCGTCAAGGTCCGCGATCTGATGGACTCCCTCTATAAGGGCTACCCCGTCGGCTACCTGATCACCTGGCAGTCGGTGGGCGCCAAACTTAAGGGGGGTCAGGTCGCGGCGCACCAGCAAATCCTCATTGATGGCCAGCAGCGCATCACGGCACTTCGGGCCGCGGTCGCGGGTCTAAAGGTGATCAACAAGAGGTACAAGGCAGTCCGCATCGTCGTCGCGTTCAATCCGATCACCGAAGCGTTCGCGACCCTGACCCCAGTCATCGGGAAGAATCCCCAGTGGATCTCTGACATCAGCGAGTACTTCAACTCTGACTCGCCGCTGGGGTTCGCGCGGCAGTACATGGAGCGCAATCCCAGTGTCGACCCTAAGGTCTTCGAATTCAACCTCGCCAAACTCGGGGCGATCCAGAACGCCCAGATCGGGATCATCGGTCTCGCCGACGACCTCGACGTCGAGACTGTCTCCGAGATCTTCATCCGCATCAACTCCAAGGGTGTGCCCCTCAGCAGCGCCGACTTCGCGATGAGCAAGATCGCCACCTACGGCGACCGCGGACGCAATCTCCGCAAGCTAATCGACTACTTCTGCCACTTGGCTGTCGCGCCGCACGCCTACGCCGACATCAAAGAGAACGATGGCGAGTTCGCAGCCACCAGCTACCTCAAGGCGATTAGCTGGCTGAAGGACGAGGCCGAGGACCTCTACGACCCCGAATACAGTGACATCATCCGCGTAGCGGGGCTAGTCGGCTTCAGCCGGGGCAAGGCCTCCAGCATCGTGAGTGAACTTTCTGGTCGCGACCCGGAGACCCGCAAGGTTGACGAGGAACGCATTCCGGTCGCCTACGACAAACTCGAAGCGGCTCTCCTCAAGATCGTCAACAACTTTCACTTCGACAACTTCCTCATGCTTATAAAGTCGGCGGGCTTCATCAGTCCAGGCATGGTGAACTCTCGGAACGCGCTCAATTTCGCCTACGCGCTCTATCTCCGCCTGCGCGACGACAAAGACACTAGCGAGGGTGAGCGTAAGCGCATCGTGAAGCGCTGGTTCGTGATGTCGATGCTCACCGGCCGACACTCCGGAAGCTTCGAGTCCACCTGGGAGCAAGACATCCGCCGCATCGGTGAGCAAGGTGCCGCCAACTACCTCAAGCAAGTCGAAGAGTCCGAGCTCTCGGACGCCTTCTGGGCCGTTACTCTTCCCGCCGCCTTGGAGACGACGAGTACGGTTAGCCCCTTCTTCCAGACCTTCCTCGCTGCCCAGGTCGCGAACAACTCCCGCGGATTCCTCTCCAAAGGAATCACCGTCGCAGCTATGACCCAGCAGTCGGGCGACATACACCACATAGTCCCCAAGGACTACCTGCAGAAGAATGGCTATCCCGACCGCGGTGACTACAATCAGGTAGCCAATTACGTATTGACCGAGACGTCAATCAACATCAGCATCAGCAACAAACCACCAGCTGTTTACATGGCCGAAGTCGATGAGCAGATCAAGACCGGCAAACTCACCCTCGGAGAGATCACCGACACTGGCGGTTTGGCCCGGAACCTTGCCGAGAACGCTGTGCCTGAATTCCTACCGGCAGTCGATGCCGGTTCCTACAAGGAGTTTCTCGCCGAGCGCCGGAAGCTTATGGCCGCCACCATCCGCGACTACTTCCAAGCCCTCTGACGGACTGGATCTCTTCGATGACCCTCTCTGCTTACGAACAGAAGGAGTGGGACCGCCTTCAACAGCGCAAGGCGGACGCTCTCAGCAAGAAGGCCCGCCACCTGTTGCCGACCGCAGCTCGGGATCGGATCTCCACGGCTGTCGATACAGTCAAACAGGCTCCTGCAGCCGAACTCGCGGGCACGGCCTATGCCAACGCGACGACAGAGCTCTGGAAGATCATCGGGAGTGCCGCTTCCATCACTGTGAGCACCGAGAACGTGGTCAAGCAGTTTCGAGCAGCGGGCTACCGGATCGGCGCGTTTGGCAGCATCCGAGGTCTTGACCTGGAAGTCGTCGATTCGGTTGCGAGGTTGAGCCGCATCCGGTGGGGCCACGCAGGGTCGGCCGCACTCAGCGGCTTCGCATCGGCAGCGGCCATCACAGGCGGTGGCGTGCTCGTCGCCGAGGGAACGGTGCACAACGAAGGCGCCAAGAAGGCCCCGGGATTCGGGGTTGTGGCAACCGCATACGCCGCAGACATCGCGTCGGTCCTCGGACTCGCGGCGCGAACAGTCGCCTCGACCGCCCGCTACTACGGCTACGACCCCCATCGACCCGAAGAGCAGGTCTTCATGATGTCCGTGATCGGTCTCGGCATGGCGACTGGGACGCCTGCCAAGACCGCCGCCTACGCCGAACTCTCACAGTTGACGCAACTCCTGTTCCGTGATGCAACCTGGGCCAAGCTCAACGAGAAGGTCCTCACGAAGATCGCTCAGCAGTTCGCGAACAGGTTCAGTGTCAGTCTCACCAAGAAGAAGCTTGGCCAGTTCGTCCCGATTGCTGGGGTACTCGTCGGGGCAGGGCTCAACTTCGCGCTCATTGACAGCATTGCGGTCGCCGCCAACGATGCCTATCGAGAACGCTTCCTCATCGGGAAGTCGGGTGTAACGCTCTATGATGTCGCCGATGGCTCTGGTTCAGCCGCTTCGCTCAACGAGAGCGCCATCAGCGTCATCAATCTGCTTAAGGAAGAGGGCGCACTCCCGGCACTCGATCCGCGCACCGCATCGCCCGAGGAGCACGACGCCTGACCCTCTGAGATTCCGCAGGAGACCCGTTCGAGGCCGAGATCAGCCAGAACGGGCCGAGCTCCGTTCTCAGCGTTCCTTAGCTCACACTGTGTTTTCCCGAGATGCTGAACATTTGCAAACGAACCCCGGGGTTTCGAGCTTTACTGCGACTGTTGATGCTCTTGCCGCCCCGTACTATTGCAAAATGCAGGTCAGGGCCGCGGCCTGCCTTGAGGGACTAGCCGGCCGAGTGACCGAAGGACCACGCGTCGACGGAGGAGATGCGCACGCGCATGACCGGCATGACGCCGGGAACGCCCCGCTGCCACGCGTCGGTGAGGTGGATGAACGAGGACACCCGTTCCTCGTCGTCCAGGGCGTTCTCGTACTTCATGATGCCGATCTGGCGGAATATACTCGCCTGGGCGCCGGCCACTTCCTCGGACTTCTCGTCACCCGACAGTGCGTCGAGGGTGGCCGCCTGGATCCGCATGAACTCGCCCTCGGTGATCAGGTTGCCCTCCCAGGCGTTCCCGTTGATCACGAGGGTGATCGGGAAGTTCACGGGGGCTTGCTCAATGCCCTCCGCCATCCGGCGGAGCAAGTAGTCGAGGTCGGTGGCGCCTTCATTACCAGTAGTCACGGCTCGAGTGTATCGACGCCGGTCGGTTACACGGACAGGACGCCGAGGACGCACACCCGCCCGTCGGCGCTCCCTCCGGATGCCGTTCCCCACCCCGTCGGGAAAACCCCTGATTCCGCCGGCCGCCCCGGCCGGGGCGTTTACGGTGGTGGCAACCCGGCGACCACGGCCGGGCGCCACGCCGGGAAGGAGCCGGGATCATGGAGACCGACGGATTCGACTTCCGCAGTTCCTCCCCCCGGGCCCGGCCGCTCAAGGTGGTCGCCGCGGCACTCGATCCGGAACACGACCCCGACAGGCAGGGACAGGGCTACCCCGTCCTGCTCAAACTGTCGCGGGTCCTGGACCCGGAGGAGGCGCGTCTGATCCTCGAGCGCAATCCCTTCCTCCACGCCACCGCCGGTTCCCGGAAGCTCATCGCCATGGACACCTCGGTCGAGACCCTCCGCGAGCAGAAGGACCGGCTCCAGCTCCTCCTCGCGGAGGTCGAGGCCGACGCCCTCGCCGAGCAGGCCCGCCAGCGGATGGAGGAGCACCGGGCGGCCGAACTCCGGGTGGAGGAGCTGCGTCGGCGGAACGAGATCCTCGGGGAGATCGAGTGGTGACCGGGTTCGGGTGGTGAATGTGCAGCGGCATGGGAGAGTTCACCCATGAATTCCCCGCTCCGCTCCCGGTCCGTCTCCGGCGCCGCACGCTCCGCCGCGGACCACCCCGCACTCGAATGGCTGGCCCGCGCCGGATTCGTCATGAACGGGGTGCTCCACCTGCTCATCGGGTGGATCGCCGTTCGCATCGCGCTCGGGTCGGGAGGCGGTGAGGCCTCCAACTCGGGTGCCCTGGCGCAGATCGCGAGCGCCCCCGGCGGGCAGGTCATGCTGTGGGGTGGCGCGGTGGGCTTCGTCGCGCTGGGCCTGTGGCAGATCACCGAACTGCTACTCGGGTCCGAGGATGCCTCCGACCGGGTGAAGGCCGGGGCCAAGGCGGCCGTCTACGTGGCGCTGGGGCTCACCACCGCGCGGTTCGCCTCCGGCGGCGGCGGGTCGGATTCCCAGACCGCCTCCGACGCCACGTCCGGCCTGCTCGCCTCCGGGCCGGGGAAGGTGGCGTTGGTCATCGCGGGCCTGGTGATCCTCGGGGTGGGCGGGTACCACGTCTACAAGGGGGCCACGGCGGCGTTCGTCGAGGACCTCGAACGCACCGGCGGTGGTCAGGTCGGCCGGGCCATGATCATCGCGGGCCGGGTGGGTTACGTCGCCAAGGGCATCGCGCTGGCCATCCTGGGCGGTCTGGTGGTCGCCGCCGTCGTCACCACGGACCCGGAGAAGGCCGGCGGGCTGGACTCCGCGCTGC from Dietzia sp. B32 includes:
- a CDS encoding EcsC family protein; protein product: MTLSAYEQKEWDRLQQRKADALSKKARHLLPTAARDRISTAVDTVKQAPAAELAGTAYANATTELWKIIGSAASITVSTENVVKQFRAAGYRIGAFGSIRGLDLEVVDSVARLSRIRWGHAGSAALSGFASAAAITGGGVLVAEGTVHNEGAKKAPGFGVVATAYAADIASVLGLAARTVASTARYYGYDPHRPEEQVFMMSVIGLGMATGTPAKTAAYAELSQLTQLLFRDATWAKLNEKVLTKIAQQFANRFSVSLTKKKLGQFVPIAGVLVGAGLNFALIDSIAVAANDAYRERFLIGKSGVTLYDVADGSGSAASLNESAISVINLLKEEGALPALDPRTASPEEHDA
- a CDS encoding DUF1206 domain-containing protein; amino-acid sequence: MNSPLRSRSVSGAARSAADHPALEWLARAGFVMNGVLHLLIGWIAVRIALGSGGGEASNSGALAQIASAPGGQVMLWGGAVGFVALGLWQITELLLGSEDASDRVKAGAKAAVYVALGLTTARFASGGGGSDSQTASDATSGLLASGPGKVALVIAGLVILGVGGYHVYKGATAAFVEDLERTGGGQVGRAMIIAGRVGYVAKGIALAILGGLVVAAVVTTDPEKAGGLDSALRTVGEQPFGQVLLVLTGAGIALYGLYSIGRARYGRM
- a CDS encoding DUF262 domain-containing protein, with translation MAKYSVTQSAVTQLLADVRSDRIAIPELQRPFVWDSVKVRDLMDSLYKGYPVGYLITWQSVGAKLKGGQVAAHQQILIDGQQRITALRAAVAGLKVINKRYKAVRIVVAFNPITEAFATLTPVIGKNPQWISDISEYFNSDSPLGFARQYMERNPSVDPKVFEFNLAKLGAIQNAQIGIIGLADDLDVETVSEIFIRINSKGVPLSSADFAMSKIATYGDRGRNLRKLIDYFCHLAVAPHAYADIKENDGEFAATSYLKAISWLKDEAEDLYDPEYSDIIRVAGLVGFSRGKASSIVSELSGRDPETRKVDEERIPVAYDKLEAALLKIVNNFHFDNFLMLIKSAGFISPGMVNSRNALNFAYALYLRLRDDKDTSEGERKRIVKRWFVMSMLTGRHSGSFESTWEQDIRRIGEQGAANYLKQVEESELSDAFWAVTLPAALETTSTVSPFFQTFLAAQVANNSRGFLSKGITVAAMTQQSGDIHHIVPKDYLQKNGYPDRGDYNQVANYVLTETSINISISNKPPAVYMAEVDEQIKTGKLTLGEITDTGGLARNLAENAVPEFLPAVDAGSYKEFLAERRKLMAATIRDYFQAL